A genomic segment from Dethiosulfovibrio russensis encodes:
- the lptB gene encoding LPS export ABC transporter ATP-binding protein: MTSRNGVTLSAEGLTKSYRKRTVVSGVDLKIPMGKITGLLGPNGAGKTTSFYMIVGLIRPDRGRVLLGDREITGLPVYRRARIGIGYLPQESSVFRSLTVRENLDLVLEERHIAKAERREIADRLIEDLGLQRLVDVSGYALSGGERRRLEIARCLAIMPDFIFLDEPFSGIDPIAVYDIQQIILGLREKGYGIMITDHNVRDTLAITDKTYLIHRGEIVIEGNPDEVARSEVARKFYLGERFTW, translated from the coding sequence ATGACATCCCGAAACGGAGTGACCCTTTCTGCAGAGGGTCTGACGAAGAGTTACAGAAAACGGACCGTGGTCTCAGGGGTCGATCTGAAAATTCCTATGGGGAAGATCACCGGTCTCTTGGGGCCTAACGGAGCGGGAAAGACCACCAGTTTTTACATGATAGTGGGGTTGATAAGACCCGACAGAGGTCGTGTTCTACTGGGAGACAGGGAGATAACCGGCCTTCCTGTCTACAGGAGAGCCCGTATAGGAATAGGCTATCTGCCTCAGGAGAGCTCGGTATTTCGAAGTCTGACTGTTAGAGAAAATTTAGACCTCGTGTTGGAGGAGAGGCACATCGCTAAAGCGGAGAGACGGGAGATCGCAGATCGTCTGATAGAAGATCTGGGGCTTCAGAGACTGGTGGACGTGTCGGGATATGCCTTGAGCGGTGGAGAGCGACGACGGCTTGAAATAGCTCGCTGTCTGGCTATAATGCCGGATTTCATCTTCTTGGACGAGCCCTTCAGCGGGATCGATCCGATAGCGGTCTACGATATACAACAGATAATTCTAGGGCTCAGGGAAAAAGGCTATGGGATAATGATAACCGATCACAACGTCAGGGATACCCTGGCCATAACCGATAAAACCTATCTCATCCATAGAGGAGAGATAGTCATAGAGGGCAATCCCGACGAGGTAGCCAGAAGCGAGGTAGCCAGGAAGTTCTATCTTGGGGAGAGGTTTACCTGGTGA
- a CDS encoding hydrogenase maturation protease: protein MNKTMIWGLGNELYGDDAVGVIISDRLKVTPPADTVVYTCYTVPGNYVYAIKKESPERLILVDASDMGLMPGDFRRFSIERISDVSFTNHDMPLNLMLNQFDLETFVIGIQPDRVVLGAPLSVKVASAAEKVERILRRGRAYEIAPL from the coding sequence ATGAACAAAACGATGATATGGGGTCTGGGAAACGAGCTCTACGGAGACGACGCGGTAGGGGTAATAATATCGGACAGACTAAAGGTGACACCTCCTGCCGACACGGTGGTTTACACGTGTTATACCGTTCCCGGAAATTACGTATACGCCATAAAGAAAGAGAGCCCAGAAAGGCTGATCCTGGTGGACGCCTCCGACATGGGGCTCATGCCAGGAGATTTCAGGCGTTTTTCAATAGAACGGATATCGGATGTCTCTTTCACAAATCACGACATGCCCTTAAATTTGATGTTGAATCAGTTCGATCTGGAAACGTTCGTAATCGGAATACAGCCAGATAGAGTCGTTCTGGGAGCTCCCCTCAGCGTCAAGGTGGCCTCTGCAGCAGAAAAGGTAGAGAGAATCCTTAGAAGAGGGAGGGCCTACGAAATAGCTCCTCTTTGA
- the murJ gene encoding murein biosynthesis integral membrane protein MurJ produces the protein MSVILSRMVRNALTMMLGTFASRILGLAREIITAALFGASRSLDAFYIAYTLANLARQLLAEGALSAAFVPVFTQVLEKDGRGRAENLARQASSVLLFLCAAVVVLGYLMSPLLVSLMAPGFDVEKANLAVSLTRWMFPYLMMVSMAALAMGVLNSMGRFFVPAVAPAMANVAYITIVLLFASRSGVSCLVWAVLLGGVLQMGVQLLAVSREGVSLLPAIPKKGDPELKRMMLLFLPYAAGLSLNQINPIISRVLGSFLQDGAISVLNYANRVIQLPLGLVVIAISQAVLPELSRCMLEGDRVFSETVRDSVRFALFAILPITVAACMVSSPVIHVLFYRGAFDEWAWNATSLAMSMYALGLPGMACSTVVMRALYAKGLPKAAVAVTVSSVVSNLVLSVLLLRPMGFSGLALATSIAFTLSSFVGLSLLGRKTTHRIGLFDMSWIGKNLVALSALAVALYGLSTLYPYPQDGLMAWRSLWILFAAILGGASYIGGAAVMGSGELRWIKEAVVSRKRKDIKRRDESNR, from the coding sequence GTGTCTGTAATTCTCTCTCGTATGGTCAGAAACGCTCTTACAATGATGCTAGGAACCTTCGCTAGTCGCATACTTGGACTGGCTAGAGAGATCATAACCGCGGCCCTCTTCGGGGCCTCTCGTTCTCTCGACGCTTTCTATATAGCCTACACCCTTGCTAATCTGGCAAGGCAGCTTCTGGCTGAAGGGGCTCTCTCCGCGGCGTTCGTTCCGGTTTTCACCCAGGTCCTCGAGAAGGACGGACGTGGAAGGGCCGAAAACCTGGCCAGACAGGCCTCATCGGTGTTGCTTTTTTTGTGTGCCGCGGTAGTCGTCTTGGGTTATCTGATGTCTCCACTGTTGGTTTCCTTGATGGCTCCGGGATTCGACGTCGAAAAGGCCAATTTGGCGGTGTCCCTGACCAGGTGGATGTTCCCCTATCTTATGATGGTGTCCATGGCCGCACTTGCCATGGGAGTTTTAAACAGCATGGGCAGGTTTTTCGTGCCTGCCGTGGCTCCCGCCATGGCCAACGTAGCATATATTACGATCGTGCTCCTGTTTGCGTCAAGAAGCGGCGTATCCTGTCTGGTCTGGGCGGTCCTTCTAGGAGGGGTATTGCAGATGGGGGTACAGCTTCTGGCGGTTTCGAGGGAAGGAGTGTCCCTGCTTCCTGCGATACCTAAAAAAGGAGATCCCGAGCTCAAAAGGATGATGTTGCTCTTCCTCCCCTATGCGGCGGGCCTCTCTCTGAATCAGATAAACCCGATTATCAGCAGGGTGTTAGGGTCCTTTCTCCAAGATGGAGCAATATCGGTCCTTAACTACGCCAACAGAGTGATACAGCTTCCTCTCGGGCTTGTCGTGATAGCCATATCCCAGGCGGTGCTCCCAGAACTCTCGCGGTGTATGTTGGAGGGAGACAGGGTATTCTCTGAGACCGTTCGAGATTCGGTCAGGTTCGCTCTTTTCGCCATACTGCCGATAACGGTGGCGGCCTGTATGGTCTCTAGCCCGGTGATACATGTTCTTTTCTATAGGGGGGCTTTCGACGAATGGGCGTGGAACGCCACTTCTTTGGCCATGTCTATGTACGCTTTGGGACTTCCGGGAATGGCCTGTTCTACCGTAGTTATGAGAGCTCTTTACGCTAAGGGGCTTCCAAAGGCGGCCGTTGCTGTGACCGTTTCCAGCGTCGTCTCTAACCTGGTTCTCAGTGTCCTGCTCCTGCGCCCTATGGGATTCAGCGGGCTGGCTTTGGCTACCTCGATCGCCTTTACCCTTTCCTCGTTTGTTGGGCTTTCTCTTCTCGGTAGGAAAACGACACATAGAATAGGTCTTTTCGACATGTCGTGGATCGGGAAGAACCTGGTCGCTTTGTCGGCTTTAGCCGTAGCCCTGTACGGTCTCTCCACTTTGTATCCCTATCCTCAAGATGGTTTGATGGCCTGGAGGTCCCTATGGATCCTCTTTGCTGCGATTTTAGGAGGGGCTTCCTACATCGGAGGAGCCGCCGTTATGGGGTCCGGTGAACTTCGTTGGATAAAGGAGGCCGTTGTCTCCAGAAAGAGAAAGGATATAAAAAGACGTGATGAATCGAATAGGTAA
- the tsaD gene encoding tRNA (adenosine(37)-N6)-threonylcarbamoyltransferase complex transferase subunit TsaD — protein MGFLTLAIESSCDDTAVAILEGQRNVLSSTMSSQVESHAPFGGVVPEYASRMHLEATLPLVDRALAEADAKPSDLGLIAVTAGPGLMGSLLVGVMTAKGLAQAWKKPILGVNHLEGHVFANVVNHPDLDPPFIAMIVSGGHTEVVLVENLGSYRILGGTKDDAAGEAYDKVAKLLGLAYPGGPIVDELAKDGDPQAFDFPVPLKKSDEISFSFSGLKTAVLWQIERIKREGTSLPVKDICASFQRAAVEALICKLDLAVQKTGVEKVVLSGGVAANSYLRGMVLDRGDWKGYVPDLFYCTDNAVMIGAAGYHGWMRGRRSGLDLSPSPSWSIMDGV, from the coding sequence ATGGGGTTCCTGACATTGGCCATAGAAAGCAGTTGCGACGATACCGCCGTGGCCATACTTGAAGGCCAGAGAAACGTACTGTCCTCCACGATGTCCTCTCAGGTGGAGAGCCATGCTCCCTTTGGGGGAGTTGTCCCGGAATACGCCTCCAGGATGCACCTGGAGGCGACTCTTCCCTTGGTGGACAGGGCTTTAGCTGAAGCCGATGCAAAACCGTCGGATCTGGGCCTCATAGCAGTGACCGCTGGACCGGGACTGATGGGATCCTTGCTGGTAGGTGTCATGACTGCCAAGGGATTGGCCCAGGCCTGGAAAAAACCGATCCTAGGGGTAAACCATCTGGAGGGACACGTGTTCGCCAATGTGGTGAATCATCCCGACCTCGATCCTCCTTTTATAGCGATGATAGTCTCCGGCGGGCACACCGAAGTTGTCCTCGTGGAGAACCTGGGGTCTTACAGGATACTGGGGGGAACCAAAGACGATGCCGCAGGAGAAGCGTACGATAAGGTGGCTAAACTTCTGGGCCTCGCGTATCCGGGAGGACCTATCGTGGACGAACTGGCGAAGGACGGAGATCCCCAGGCATTCGACTTTCCCGTTCCCTTGAAAAAATCGGATGAGATATCCTTCAGTTTCAGTGGCTTGAAGACAGCCGTACTCTGGCAGATAGAACGCATAAAGAGAGAAGGTACCTCTCTTCCAGTGAAGGACATCTGCGCCTCCTTTCAGAGAGCTGCCGTAGAGGCGCTGATATGTAAACTGGATCTGGCTGTCCAAAAGACCGGGGTTGAAAAGGTGGTGTTATCCGGAGGTGTCGCCGCCAACAGCTATCTCAGGGGAATGGTTCTCGATCGCGGAGACTGGAAGGGGTATGTCCCAGATTTGTTCTATTGTACCGACAATGCCGTCATGATAGGTGCGGCGGGATACCACGGTTGGATGAGAGGACGTAGAAGCGGCTTGGACTTGTCGCCTTCTCCATCGTGGAGCATTATGGATGGAGTTTGA
- the groES gene encoding co-chaperone GroES, with amino-acid sequence MNLKPLADRIVVKVVTSEEKTKGGLFLPDTAKEKPQEGEVMAVGSGKVLENGQKLPLELKVGDRIIFSKYAGTEVKIDGDEYVIFSERDVLAVIEK; translated from the coding sequence GTGAATCTCAAACCCCTTGCGGATCGTATCGTAGTCAAGGTAGTTACCAGTGAAGAAAAGACAAAAGGTGGACTCTTCTTGCCCGACACTGCCAAGGAGAAGCCTCAGGAAGGCGAGGTAATGGCCGTAGGTTCCGGAAAAGTTCTGGAGAACGGTCAGAAGCTCCCCCTTGAGCTTAAGGTCGGCGACAGGATCATCTTCAGTAAGTATGCCGGTACGGAGGTAAAGATCGATGGAGACGAATACGTGATCTTCAGCGAGAGAGACGTTCTCGCCGTTATAGAGAAGTAG
- the groL gene encoding chaperonin GroEL (60 kDa chaperone family; promotes refolding of misfolded polypeptides especially under stressful conditions; forms two stacked rings of heptamers to form a barrel-shaped 14mer; ends can be capped by GroES; misfolded proteins enter the barrel where they are refolded when GroES binds), whose product MAKILAFGEEARRAMERGIDKVADTVGVTLGPKGRNVVLEKKFGSPTITNDGVTIAKEIELDDPYENMGAQLVKEVASKTNDVAGDGTTTATVLAREIIHEGMKNVAAGANGMFLRTGIEKAVSFITEDLKKKSIQVKGKSEISQVASISANDEVVGKLIAEAMEKVGEDGVITVEDSQTMGTTLETVEGLQFDKGYISPYMVTDPERMEAAHEDAYILIYDGKISNIKDVLPILEKVVQTGKPLLIIAEDIEGEALATLVVNKLRGTMQVAAVKAPGFGERRKAMLQDIAIVTGGEVITSDLGEKLENVELSKLGKAKKIRVTKEETTIVEGAGNPEDIRKRAAQIRKELEDSTSDYDKEKLQERLAKIVGGVAVIQVGSATETEQKELKLRIDDALAATRAAVEEGIVAGGGVALVSCIDGLAKEIEKLNGDVKTGASLVLKSLSSPLHLIATNAGLQGDVVVEKVRGLEDGFGLNAATGDYVNMIKEGIIDPVKVTRSALENAASVSKMVLTTEALVADKPEEKSDPAAGMGGMPGGMGGMY is encoded by the coding sequence ATGGCAAAAATTCTCGCTTTTGGTGAGGAAGCTCGTCGCGCAATGGAGCGCGGGATCGATAAAGTCGCTGATACCGTAGGTGTTACCCTTGGACCAAAGGGACGTAACGTGGTGTTGGAGAAGAAATTTGGCTCTCCGACGATCACCAACGATGGTGTCACCATAGCCAAGGAGATAGAGCTGGACGATCCCTACGAGAACATGGGCGCTCAGCTGGTCAAGGAGGTCGCTTCCAAGACCAACGATGTGGCCGGAGATGGCACCACCACGGCTACTGTTCTCGCCAGGGAGATAATCCACGAGGGGATGAAGAACGTCGCAGCCGGTGCTAACGGGATGTTCCTCCGCACCGGTATCGAGAAAGCCGTCAGTTTCATAACCGAAGACCTGAAGAAGAAATCCATACAGGTTAAGGGTAAGTCGGAGATCAGTCAGGTAGCCTCCATCTCCGCCAATGACGAGGTGGTCGGCAAGCTGATCGCCGAGGCGATGGAGAAAGTCGGCGAGGACGGGGTCATTACCGTAGAGGACAGTCAGACCATGGGAACCACCCTTGAGACCGTGGAGGGGCTCCAGTTTGACAAGGGCTATATCAGTCCCTATATGGTCACCGATCCCGAGCGTATGGAGGCTGCCCATGAGGACGCCTATATCCTGATATACGATGGCAAGATCAGCAACATCAAGGACGTTCTTCCCATATTGGAGAAGGTCGTTCAGACCGGAAAACCTCTTCTCATAATCGCCGAGGATATCGAGGGAGAGGCTCTGGCGACCCTGGTCGTCAACAAGTTGCGTGGTACCATGCAGGTTGCTGCGGTCAAGGCACCCGGCTTCGGCGAGCGTCGTAAAGCTATGCTTCAGGATATTGCCATAGTGACCGGCGGAGAGGTCATCACCTCCGATCTGGGAGAGAAGCTGGAGAACGTGGAACTCTCCAAGCTCGGTAAGGCCAAGAAGATCCGGGTTACCAAAGAGGAGACCACCATAGTCGAGGGTGCCGGTAACCCCGAGGATATTCGCAAGAGGGCCGCTCAGATTCGCAAGGAGCTTGAGGACTCAACCTCCGATTACGACAAGGAGAAGCTCCAGGAGCGTCTTGCCAAGATAGTTGGAGGAGTCGCTGTGATACAGGTCGGCTCCGCTACCGAGACTGAGCAGAAAGAGCTGAAGCTCAGGATCGACGACGCTCTGGCCGCTACGAGAGCTGCCGTTGAGGAAGGTATCGTTGCCGGAGGCGGTGTCGCCCTGGTCAGCTGCATCGATGGCTTGGCCAAGGAGATAGAGAAGCTCAATGGAGACGTAAAGACCGGCGCTAGCCTGGTTCTCAAGTCCCTCTCATCGCCTCTCCACCTTATCGCCACCAATGCCGGCCTTCAGGGCGACGTTGTGGTAGAGAAGGTAAGAGGCCTGGAGGATGGTTTTGGGCTTAACGCTGCCACTGGAGATTACGTCAATATGATCAAAGAGGGGATTATCGATCCCGTCAAGGTTACCAGGAGTGCCTTGGAGAACGCGGCTTCCGTGTCTAAGATGGTCCTGACCACCGAGGCTCTTGTGGCCGACAAGCCCGAGGAGAAGAGCGATCCTGCTGCCGGAATGGGCGGTATGCCCGGCGGAATGGGCGGTATGTACTAG
- the guaA gene encoding glutamine-hydrolyzing GMP synthase, with amino-acid sequence MENIVILDCGSQFTQLIARRIRELKVHSEIMPWDSTLEEIEARSPMGVVISGGPRSVLEEGAPWIDSAILNMSVPVMGLCYGMQYICKAMGGRVRSSTSREYGRAHVTIVDEKATVYDGVPSRTQVWMSHGDDVEAIPDNMVLTAKTDDGVVAGFRSSDERLVAFQYHPEVAHTEHGTIMLSNFLFKVCGCSGDWDLGDWVESSVASIRSKVGEDRVICGLSGGVDSSVAAALVSKAIGDRLKCIFVDTGMLRDKEAVEVLESYEAMDLNVVHVDASERFLTALEGVTDPERKRKIIGELFVRVFEAESAKISDAKWLLQGTLYPDVIESGHQGKNAAVIKSHHNVGGLPEDMDLKVLEPLRDLFKDEVRAIGRILKVPQDIVNRHPFPGPGLAVRCLGDITKEKLDVLRKADRIYIDEIKRAGLYDSIWQAFAVLLPVYTVGVMGDDRTYARVLALRAITSSDGMTAEWFRFPMEVLDRVSTRICNEVSGVNRVVYDVTSKPPATIEWE; translated from the coding sequence ATGGAAAATATCGTGATTTTGGACTGCGGCTCTCAGTTTACCCAGCTGATAGCCAGGCGCATCAGGGAATTGAAAGTACACAGCGAGATAATGCCGTGGGACTCCACTTTGGAGGAGATAGAGGCCAGATCTCCCATGGGTGTAGTTATATCCGGAGGTCCTAGAAGCGTGTTGGAGGAAGGCGCTCCCTGGATAGATTCTGCCATACTGAATATGTCGGTCCCTGTGATGGGACTCTGTTATGGGATGCAGTACATCTGTAAGGCAATGGGAGGAAGGGTGCGGTCGTCCACAAGCAGGGAATACGGTCGAGCTCACGTCACCATAGTGGATGAGAAGGCAACAGTCTACGATGGAGTTCCCTCCAGGACCCAGGTCTGGATGAGTCACGGCGACGACGTTGAGGCCATCCCCGATAACATGGTCTTGACTGCCAAGACTGACGACGGCGTTGTCGCCGGTTTTCGCAGTTCCGACGAGCGATTGGTGGCGTTTCAGTACCATCCCGAGGTTGCCCATACGGAACATGGAACGATCATGCTTTCTAACTTTTTGTTTAAGGTATGTGGCTGTAGTGGAGACTGGGACCTGGGAGACTGGGTGGAGAGTTCCGTGGCCTCCATCAGATCTAAAGTCGGCGAAGACCGGGTTATCTGCGGTCTCTCCGGAGGCGTGGATTCCTCTGTGGCCGCCGCTTTAGTGTCCAAGGCTATTGGGGACAGGCTTAAGTGTATCTTCGTGGACACCGGGATGCTCAGGGACAAAGAAGCGGTGGAGGTGTTGGAGAGCTACGAGGCAATGGACTTAAACGTAGTTCACGTGGATGCGTCGGAACGCTTCCTGACCGCATTGGAAGGTGTTACCGACCCGGAGAGAAAACGTAAAATCATCGGTGAACTCTTCGTGAGAGTTTTTGAGGCCGAGTCGGCGAAGATATCCGACGCCAAGTGGCTTTTGCAGGGAACCCTCTATCCGGACGTCATAGAAAGTGGCCATCAGGGGAAGAACGCAGCGGTCATAAAGAGTCATCATAACGTTGGAGGTCTTCCCGAGGACATGGATCTGAAGGTCCTCGAGCCACTCAGAGATCTCTTCAAGGACGAGGTAAGGGCTATCGGAAGGATACTCAAGGTACCTCAGGATATAGTCAACCGTCATCCCTTCCCCGGTCCAGGCCTGGCCGTTCGTTGTCTTGGAGATATTACCAAGGAAAAGCTGGACGTCCTTAGGAAGGCCGATCGAATATATATCGACGAGATAAAAAGGGCCGGTCTGTACGATAGTATATGGCAGGCTTTCGCGGTGTTACTTCCGGTCTATACCGTAGGGGTTATGGGCGACGACAGGACTTATGCCAGGGTTTTGGCCCTTCGAGCTATAACCTCCTCGGATGGAATGACCGCGGAATGGTTTCGTTTTCCAATGGAGGTTCTCGACAGGGTCTCCACCAGGATATGTAACGAGGTCTCCGGAGTAAACAGGGTAGTTTACGACGTAACGAGCAAACCGCCTGCAACCATAGAATGGGAGTAG
- a CDS encoding sodium-translocating pyrophosphatase, with protein sequence MGQVFLLVGFSGILALIYAMMAYRKVSGFRVDNERVEELSSIIHRGAMAFLNREYRWLFPFVILVAVLLTWKLGLPTALAFVLGAMCSAVAGYIGMNVATKSNGKTAYAATRGMNPALNVAFKGGSVMGMAVVGLGVLGILVCYFLYRDPSVITGFGFGASSIALFARVGGGIYTKAADVGADLVGKVEAGIPEDDPRNPATIADNVGDNVGDIAGMGADLFESYVNSIIAAMAIGVIVAGGVGVAYPLVLAGIGIISSILGTVVVKVKEGGNAQAALRKGTFLTGALMMVGAFLATKFMMDDIALFWSVLSGILVGVLIGWVTEIYTSADYKPVKQIAQATETGAATTILSGIAVGMISTVVPVIMICVATLVSYKFGGLFGIACSAVGMLSITGMTLSVDAYGPIADNAGGIAEMSKLPPEVRKITDKLDAVGNTTAAMGKGLAIGSAALTALSLFAAYAAAVNLQAIDLSNPTVMAGLFLGGMLPFLFSALTIQAVGRAAEKMIDEVRRQFREIPGIMEGTARPEYEKCVEISTGAALKEMVLPGLLAIVCPVLVGIFLGPEALGGLLGGAIVTGVMLAIFMSNSGGAWDNAKKYIEEGHHGGKGTEQHAAAVVGDTVGDPFKDTSGPSLNILIKLMSVVAVVMAPLFL encoded by the coding sequence ATGGGTCAAGTGTTTTTGCTTGTCGGTTTTTCCGGGATTCTGGCCCTGATCTATGCGATGATGGCTTATCGCAAGGTCAGTGGTTTCAGGGTCGATAACGAGAGGGTGGAGGAGCTTTCCAGCATCATCCATCGCGGTGCCATGGCTTTTTTGAACAGAGAATATCGTTGGCTTTTCCCCTTCGTGATCTTGGTTGCCGTGCTTTTAACCTGGAAGCTCGGATTGCCCACAGCTCTGGCTTTCGTGCTCGGAGCCATGTGCAGCGCCGTTGCCGGATACATCGGCATGAACGTCGCGACCAAGTCCAACGGGAAGACCGCCTATGCTGCCACAAGAGGGATGAACCCCGCTCTCAACGTGGCTTTCAAAGGCGGCAGTGTAATGGGCATGGCGGTTGTCGGGCTCGGTGTATTGGGAATACTGGTTTGCTATTTCCTGTATCGTGATCCCAGCGTCATAACCGGTTTCGGATTCGGTGCCAGTTCCATCGCCTTGTTTGCCCGTGTCGGTGGAGGAATCTACACCAAGGCTGCCGACGTCGGAGCAGACTTGGTCGGCAAGGTCGAGGCGGGGATCCCCGAAGACGATCCCCGAAATCCTGCCACCATCGCCGATAACGTCGGAGACAACGTCGGAGATATCGCCGGCATGGGAGCCGACCTTTTCGAGTCTTACGTGAACTCCATAATAGCCGCCATGGCTATAGGGGTCATAGTTGCCGGAGGCGTCGGTGTCGCATACCCTCTGGTGCTGGCCGGTATAGGGATAATTTCGTCGATCCTCGGTACCGTAGTCGTTAAGGTCAAAGAGGGAGGCAACGCACAGGCCGCTCTCAGAAAGGGAACCTTTCTTACCGGGGCTTTGATGATGGTGGGAGCTTTCCTGGCCACCAAGTTCATGATGGACGATATCGCCCTTTTCTGGAGCGTCCTCTCCGGGATCCTGGTCGGTGTCCTTATAGGCTGGGTTACCGAGATATACACCTCGGCAGACTATAAGCCGGTGAAACAGATAGCCCAGGCTACCGAGACGGGTGCTGCCACGACGATCCTTTCCGGGATCGCGGTGGGAATGATATCCACTGTAGTCCCCGTTATAATGATATGTGTGGCCACTCTGGTCAGCTATAAGTTCGGCGGCCTTTTCGGCATAGCCTGTTCCGCCGTTGGGATGCTCTCCATCACCGGTATGACCCTAAGCGTAGATGCCTATGGTCCCATCGCCGACAACGCCGGCGGTATCGCCGAGATGAGTAAGCTTCCTCCTGAGGTCAGGAAGATAACCGATAAACTTGACGCCGTCGGCAATACCACTGCCGCTATGGGCAAGGGATTGGCTATAGGTTCAGCCGCTCTTACTGCTCTGTCCCTGTTCGCCGCCTATGCTGCAGCGGTGAACCTCCAAGCTATCGACCTCAGCAACCCGACCGTCATGGCCGGACTCTTTCTCGGTGGAATGCTTCCCTTCCTCTTCAGTGCCCTAACCATACAGGCTGTAGGAAGAGCTGCAGAGAAAATGATAGACGAGGTCAGACGTCAGTTCAGGGAGATTCCCGGCATCATGGAGGGAACGGCCCGTCCGGAATACGAAAAGTGCGTCGAGATTTCTACCGGTGCGGCTCTCAAGGAAATGGTCTTGCCCGGTCTTTTGGCCATAGTATGCCCCGTTTTGGTCGGTATCTTCCTCGGTCCCGAGGCGCTCGGTGGACTTTTAGGAGGAGCCATAGTTACAGGTGTAATGTTGGCTATATTCATGTCGAATTCCGGAGGAGCCTGGGATAACGCCAAAAAGTATATCGAGGAGGGACATCACGGAGGCAAGGGCACCGAGCAACACGCCGCCGCCGTGGTCGGAGACACCGTCGGAGATCCCTTTAAGGATACCTCCGGTCCGAGTCTCAACATTCTCATCAAGTTGATGTCCGTCGTGGCCGTTGTTATGGCCCCTCTCTTCCTGTAG